From the genome of Thermoplasmata archaeon, one region includes:
- the phoU gene encoding phosphate signaling complex protein PhoU, whose product MPQAAERKALEKGLRKLNENMVTLAELSELAIRKAVDGLTRFDTETAREVFTLDQEVYGLQLEIERTCIELLALHAPVARDLRTITTSLKITTDLDRIGRYAKDLSELTLQFGGAQAGPRADIARIREMADHTIRMVDTSIDAFVKRDAESVRNIMEVDDVVDRMHDEVFADLVRRMEERSLDTESGARYILVNRYLERIADHAVNIGMRVVYMVTGDWLPRVRAADRVKRYPKPAGGTP is encoded by the coding sequence GTGCCTCAGGCCGCAGAGCGCAAGGCGCTCGAGAAGGGACTCCGGAAGCTGAACGAGAACATGGTGACCCTCGCGGAGCTCAGCGAGCTCGCGATCCGCAAGGCGGTCGATGGGCTGACGCGCTTCGACACGGAGACGGCCCGGGAGGTGTTCACCCTCGACCAAGAGGTGTACGGCCTCCAACTCGAAATCGAACGGACGTGCATCGAGCTCCTCGCGTTGCACGCGCCCGTGGCCCGGGACCTCCGGACGATTACGACATCCCTGAAGATCACGACGGATCTGGACCGCATCGGACGGTACGCGAAGGACCTGAGTGAGCTCACCCTGCAGTTCGGCGGTGCGCAGGCGGGGCCGCGCGCGGACATCGCGCGAATCCGCGAGATGGCGGATCACACGATCCGGATGGTCGACACGTCGATCGACGCATTCGTCAAGAGGGACGCCGAATCCGTGCGGAACATCATGGAGGTCGACGACGTCGTGGACAGGATGCACGACGAGGTCTTCGCCGACCTCGTACGCCGCATGGAGGAGCGCAGCCTCGACACGGAGAGCGGGGCCCGATACATCCTCGTGAACCGGTATCTCGAGCGGATCGCGGATCATGCGGTGAACATCGGAATGCGGGTCGTCTACATGGTCACGGGCGACTGGCTCCCGCGGGTCCGGGCGGCGGACCGCGTGAAGCGATATCCGA